From one Lotus japonicus ecotype B-129 chromosome 3, LjGifu_v1.2 genomic stretch:
- the LOC130742614 gene encoding putative F-box protein PP2-B12, producing MELLPEGCIAAILSRTTPVDAARLSLVSKIFRSAADSDAVWDRFLPSDSHSIVSQSLSRANASSKKRFYLDLSDHPVVIDNGKKSFQLDKKSGKKCFMLGARALFIAWDNGDHYRCWTTLPESRFPDVVVLRHLLWLEIHGMINTFSLSPNTQYGAFLVFKIIDAPNFHEVLVVLSVNNIGGHNITKIAYLNPDSLEGEVHDRWDRVQGPSVRSDGWLEIEMGEFFISGLEDEEVEMSVLQIDGCFNVGLIIEGIEVRPKNDN from the exons ATGGAGTTGCTGCCAGAAGGATGTATTGCTGCCATATTGTCTCGTACCACTCCGGTGGATGCCGCCAGGCTCTCCCTGGTTTCTAAGATCTTCCGCTCCGCTGCCGATTCCGACGCTGTTTGGGATCGTTTTCTCCCTTCTGATTCTCATTCCATTGTTTCCCAATCTCTTTCTCGTGCTAACGCTTCATCAAAGAAACGCTTCTACCTCGATCTCTCTGATCACCCTGTCGTCATCGACAATGGTAAAAAG AGCTTTCAACTGGATAAAAAGAGTGGGAAGAAGTGTTTCATGCTTGGTGCTAGAGCTCTATTCATTGCTTGGGATAACGGTGATCACTACAGGTGTTGGACAACGCTCCCAGAGTCAAG GTTTCCTGATGTTGTTGTGCTTCGGCATTTGCTGTGGCTTGAAATTCATGGGATGATAAACACATTTTCCTTGTCCCCAAATACTCAGTATGGAGCTTTTCTTGTATTCAAGATTATCGATGCCCCAAATTTTCATGAAGTTCTTGTGGTGTTATCAGTCAACAACATAGGCGGTCATAATATTACCAAAATTGCCTATTTGAATCCAGACTCATTGGAAGGCGAGGTGCACGACCGATGGGATAGAGTACAAGGTCCGAGTGTGAGAAGCGATGGGTGGTTGGAGATTGAGATGGGCGAGTTCTTCATTTCAGGcctagaagatgaagaagttgaGATGAGTGTCTTGCAGATAGATGGTTGTTTTAATGTCGGTCTCATTATTGAAGGAATAGAAGTTAGGCCTAAGAATGACAATTAA
- the LOC130745856 gene encoding D-glycerate 3-kinase, chloroplastic produces MATLNVLLSQPCQATTLPSFYCSSTITNNHASDNCKLHLCSNSRNSPLLSSQSNSSQFSKTLTHSSKSGSGSSWLQHDYTTTSIATSNEYGEGPLNSVFPAKSAQVSSVEDLYEFICSGPLLNKIGLTQEKVAESIDKWLSYGRYLCQLFQLNELFLTVPQKIRVYHYYIPVFLWCEDQVVQHQAMAKNKEDTPPLVIGFSAPQGCGKTTLVYALDYLFRVTGRKSATISIDDFYLTAEGQSKLREANPGNALLEFRGNAGSHDLALSVETLTALAKLTSPGMKMKLPRYDKSAFNGRGDRDDPSNWPEIEGPLNVVLFEGWMLGFKPVPMEVVKAVDPQLETVNKNLEAYYDSWDKFIKSWIVIKIKDPDCVYNWRLQAEIAMREAGNPGMSDEEVRDFVSRYLPAYNAYLPTLYSEGPNGSDPHHLLTIEIDEGRNPILGD; encoded by the exons ATGGCGACTTTGAATGTCTTATTATCTCAACCATGTCAGGCTACAACTTTGCCCTCTTTCTATTGTTCTAGTACTATTACTAACAATCATGCCTCTGACAATTGTAAACTGCATTTGTGTTCAAACTCTCGTAACTCCCCTCTCCTTTCTTCCCAATCAAACAGTTCTCAGTTCTCTAAAACCCTTACCCACTCCTCAAAATCAG GCAGTGGAAGCTCATGGCTGCAACATGATTACACTACAACTAGTATTGCTACTAGTAATGAGTACGGAGAGGGTCCTTTAAATTCGGTATTCCCTGCAAAATCTGCTCAAGTTTCCTCTGTGGAGGATCTTTATGAATTTATTTGCTCAGGACCTTTGCTAAACAAAATTGGTTTGACACAAGAGAAGGTGGCAGAGTCCATAGATAAGTGGCTATCATACGGTCGGTATCTATGCCAATTGTTTCAGCTTAATGAATTGTTTTTAACAGTGCCTCAAAAGATTCGGGTCTATCACTACTATATACCAGTCTTCCTCTGGTGTGAGGATCAGGTTGTTCAGCACCAAGCCATGGCAAAGAATAAAGAAGATACACCCCCTTTAGTG ATTGGATTTAGTGCTCCCCAAGGCTGTGGAAAGACAACCCTTGTCTATGCTCTTGATTATCTTTTCAGGGTAACTGGGAG GAAGTCAGCAACAATATCCATAGATGATTTTTATTTGACAGCAGAAGGTCAG AGTAAACTGAGAGAAGCTAATCCAGGAAATGCACTTCTTGAG TTTCGTGGAAATGCAGGAAGTCATGATCTTGCTTTATCTGTTGAAACTCTCACAGCTCTAGCAAAATTGACATCACCAG GTATGAAGATGAAGCTACCAAGATATGATAAA TCTGCATTTAATGGAAGAGGTGATCGTGATGACCCTTCAAATTGGCCAGAAATTGAAGGACCCCTTAAT GTTGTGTTATTTGAAGGCTGGATGCTAGGTTTCAAGCCCGTTCCAATGGAAGTTGTAAAGGCTGTTGATCCCCAG CTAGAAACTGTGAATAAAAACCTTGAAGCTTACTATGATTCATGGGACAAATTCATAAAGTCATGGATAGTCATCAAGATTAAAGACCCAGATTGTGTCTACAATTGGCGTTTGCAG GCAGAGATTGCCATGAGGGAAGCAGGCAACCCTGGAATGTCTGATGAGGAG GTGAGAGATTTTGTTTCTCGGTACCTGCCAGCATACAACGCTTACCTTCCTACACTTTACTCTGAGGGTCCAAATGGGTCAGATCCACACCATCTGCTAACCATTGAGATAGATGAAGGCAGAAACCCCATCTTGGGTGACTAA
- the LOC130745857 gene encoding auxin-induced protein AUX22-like codes for MAKEGLGLEITELRLGLPGGERMSDKNEKKRVFSEIEGGGGDENSRSGERRVEKKSEVVVGWPPVCSYRKKNSVNEASKMYVKVSMDGAPFLRKIDLSMHKGYSDLAFALEKLFGCYGMVEALKDADKCEHVPIYEDKDGDWMLVGDVPWEMFTESCKRLRIMKRSDAKGFSLQQKGSLKGFIEGAAK; via the exons ATGGCGAAAGAAGGTCTTGGACTTGAAATCACTGAGCTAAGGTTGGGTTTGCCTGGTGGGGAACGTATGAGTGACAAGAATGAGAAGAAGAGGGTGTTCTCAGAGATTGAAGGTGGCGGCGGGGATGAGAATAGCCGCTCCGGTGAGCGGAGAGTGGAGAAGAAGAGTGAAGTGGTGGTGGGGTGGCCTCCGGTGTGCTCATACCGGAAGAAGAACAGCGTGAATGAAGCTTCAAAAATGTATGTGAAGGTTAGCATGGATGGGGCTCCTTTCTTGCGTAAAATTGACCTCAGCATGCATAAGGGGTATTCTGATTTGGCTTTTGCTTTGGAGAAGCTCTTTGGTTGCTATGGAATGG TGGAAGCGTTGAAGGATGCGGACAAGTGTGAACACGTTCCCATTTATGAGGACAAAGATGGTGACTGGATGCTGGTTGGAGATGTCCCTTGGGA AATGTTTACCGAGTCATGCAAGAGGTTGAGGATTATGAAGAGATCAGATGCAAAAGGCTTCAGTCTTCAACAGAAGGGATCTTTAAAGGGATTCATAGAAGGCGCGGCAAAGTGA